Proteins co-encoded in one Streptomyces roseochromogenus subsp. oscitans DS 12.976 genomic window:
- a CDS encoding MaoC family dehydratase, protein MRVGAELPPLQIPVTRTLIVAGAIASRDYQDVHHDAELARQKGSPDVFMNILTTNGLVGRYITDHFGPAAVLRKVAIRLGAPNYPGDTMVLTGRIEEVDGDTATVRVVGANGSGRHVTGTVTVTVPAGDAS, encoded by the coding sequence CTGCGCGTGGGTGCCGAACTGCCGCCGCTGCAGATCCCGGTCACGCGCACGCTGATCGTGGCGGGGGCGATCGCGTCCCGCGACTACCAGGACGTGCATCACGACGCGGAGCTGGCCAGGCAGAAGGGCTCACCGGACGTCTTCATGAACATCCTGACGACGAACGGCCTCGTCGGCAGATACATCACGGACCACTTCGGGCCGGCGGCGGTGCTCCGCAAGGTCGCCATCCGGCTCGGGGCGCCCAACTACCCGGGGGACACGATGGTGCTGACCGGCAGGATCGAGGAGGTCGACGGCGACACTGCGACCGTGCGGGTCGTCGGCGCCAACGGCAGCGGCCGGCATGTGACCGGGACGGTGACGGTCACCGTCCCTGCCGGAGACGCGTCATGA
- a CDS encoding lipid-transfer protein, whose translation MSARARDTLGGRAAIAGIGATEFSKDSGRSELRLAVEAVRAALDDAGLAPADVDGMVTFTMDTNPEITVAQACGMGELSFFSRVHYGGGAACATVLQAALAVATGVAEVVVCYRAFNERSGRRFGAGVQHREPSAEGTALGWMLPFGLLTPASWVAMAAQRYLHAYGLTPEAFGHVAVLDRGYAATNPAAYFHGRPITLAEHAASRWIVEPLRLLDCCQETDGGQAIVVTSLERARDLRRPPAVIAAAAQGAGRAQEQMTSFYRDDLTGLPEMGVVARQLWRTSGLGPADIDVGILYDHFTPFVLMQLEEFGFCGKGEAADFVAEERLPLNTHGGQLGEAYLHGMNGMAEAVRQLRGTAVNQIPGATRTLVTAGTGVPTSGLILTADG comes from the coding sequence ATGAGCGCCCGGGCGCGGGACACCCTGGGCGGGCGTGCGGCGATCGCCGGGATCGGGGCCACCGAGTTCTCCAAGGACTCCGGGCGCAGCGAGCTGCGGCTGGCCGTGGAGGCGGTGCGGGCCGCGCTGGACGACGCGGGGCTGGCGCCGGCGGACGTGGACGGGATGGTGACCTTCACGATGGACACCAACCCGGAGATCACGGTGGCCCAGGCCTGCGGGATGGGCGAGCTGTCCTTCTTCTCCCGGGTCCACTACGGCGGCGGCGCGGCCTGCGCGACCGTGCTCCAGGCGGCGCTCGCGGTGGCGACGGGCGTGGCGGAGGTGGTCGTCTGCTACCGCGCCTTCAATGAACGCTCGGGCCGCAGATTCGGTGCGGGTGTGCAGCACCGGGAGCCGTCGGCGGAGGGCACCGCGCTCGGCTGGATGCTGCCGTTCGGACTGCTCACCCCGGCTTCCTGGGTGGCGATGGCGGCCCAGCGGTATCTGCACGCGTACGGGCTGACGCCGGAGGCGTTCGGGCATGTGGCCGTGCTGGACCGCGGATACGCGGCGACGAACCCTGCGGCGTACTTCCACGGCCGCCCCATCACGCTCGCCGAGCACGCGGCGTCCCGCTGGATCGTGGAGCCGTTGCGGCTGCTGGACTGCTGTCAGGAGACCGACGGCGGCCAGGCGATCGTCGTCACCTCCCTGGAGCGGGCCCGGGACCTGCGGCGTCCGCCCGCCGTGATCGCGGCGGCGGCCCAGGGCGCGGGCCGGGCGCAGGAGCAGATGACCAGCTTCTACCGGGACGATCTGACCGGCCTGCCGGAGATGGGAGTGGTGGCCCGGCAGCTCTGGCGCACCTCCGGACTCGGCCCGGCCGACATCGACGTGGGGATCCTGTACGACCACTTCACGCCGTTCGTGCTGATGCAGCTGGAGGAGTTCGGGTTCTGCGGGAAGGGGGAGGCGGCGGACTTCGTGGCCGAGGAGCGGCTGCCGCTCAACACCCATGGGGGCCAGCTCGGCGAGGCCTATCTGCACGGGATGAACGGCATGGCGGAAGCGGTACGCCAGCTGCGGGGTACGGCGGTGAACCAGATACCGGGTGCGACCCGAACCCTGGTGACGGCCGGCACGGGCGTCCCGACATCGGGCTTGATCCTGACGGCTGACGGCTGA
- a CDS encoding acyl-CoA dehydrogenase family protein: protein MDFTPTEAQTEARDLAARIFGDLATHDRLKAAGTGSDPELWKALCAAGLVAAAEELGLLGLVLLLEEQGRTTAQVPYAASCVYGVLALTAHGSAEQRGRLLPAVEDGSAVVAGAFPAQTGVRASARGELTGTVPVVPWLRDATHVLVADAGRQLWLVPLGEGTGIEEVELTAPWSAGRLTLEGAWAEPLGPGTGAYTDVLATARTAFAGLQAGVCAGSLVRAVAHTNTREQFGRPLANRQAVQLRAADAHMDTEAIRVTAYEAAWRRDAGLPYATHALTAAWWASEAGHRVVHTGQHLHGGAGADLDHPVHRHFLWGRQLDAYLGCGAEVLQELGELIANGE, encoded by the coding sequence ATGGACTTCACGCCCACCGAGGCCCAGACCGAGGCCCGTGACCTGGCCGCTCGGATCTTCGGCGACCTCGCTACGCATGACCGGCTGAAGGCCGCCGGAACGGGCAGCGACCCGGAGCTGTGGAAGGCCCTGTGCGCGGCCGGGCTGGTGGCCGCGGCGGAGGAACTCGGCCTGCTGGGGCTGGTGCTGCTCCTGGAGGAACAGGGACGGACGACGGCCCAGGTGCCGTATGCGGCGAGCTGTGTGTACGGGGTGCTCGCCCTCACCGCGCACGGCAGTGCGGAGCAGCGGGGCAGGCTGCTTCCGGCGGTCGAGGACGGCTCGGCGGTGGTGGCGGGGGCGTTTCCCGCGCAGACCGGTGTACGGGCCTCGGCACGGGGTGAGCTGACCGGCACGGTGCCCGTCGTCCCCTGGCTGCGGGACGCCACCCATGTACTGGTCGCCGACGCCGGGCGGCAGCTGTGGCTGGTGCCACTCGGGGAGGGCACCGGGATCGAGGAGGTCGAGCTGACGGCCCCCTGGTCGGCGGGACGGCTCACCTTGGAAGGCGCGTGGGCCGAGCCGCTCGGCCCCGGCACCGGTGCCTACACCGACGTCCTGGCCACCGCCCGCACCGCCTTCGCCGGGCTCCAGGCGGGCGTCTGCGCGGGCTCCCTCGTCCGGGCCGTCGCGCACACCAACACCCGGGAGCAGTTCGGGCGCCCGCTCGCCAACCGGCAGGCCGTCCAACTGCGCGCCGCCGACGCCCACATGGACACCGAGGCGATACGGGTGACGGCCTACGAGGCCGCCTGGCGGCGGGACGCCGGGTTGCCGTACGCCACGCACGCGCTGACGGCTGCCTGGTGGGCGTCCGAGGCGGGACACCGCGTCGTGCACACGGGCCAGCATCTGCACGGCGGGGCGGGAGCCGACCTTGACCATCCGGTGCACCGGCACTTCCTGTGGGGCCGGCAGCTGGACGCGTATCTGGGCTGTGGGGCCGAAGTGCTCCAGGAACTGGGGGAGTTGATCGCAAATGGGGAGTGA
- a CDS encoding DUF5926 family protein — protein sequence MAKKRPQTKAERPKLIDGEIPVVGAREPCPCGSGRRYKACHGRAAAHAVTELVHRPFEGLPGEGDWVALRELVPAATVELTLKDGLPEGVPSVTLATVLPMAWPALRRDDGSVLIGLQNDTASGDLSRDLADTLLRALQAEPGTPVQGRRAPAEGPRLQDVLDLRAPFEPVVQSGFEFWVPDAENATPEVTASLERANAAAIPTARLTGVDAAYWCETPEKNHLRWVMPHPEEQLLDALARLHAAGRSNLGEGTRLVGSFRAHGLTVPVWDLPSGVTADDVEKPAAEFAERLAVALAATEPLTPEERRARGGLTNRQVTLS from the coding sequence ATGGCCAAGAAGCGACCCCAGACGAAGGCCGAGCGGCCGAAGCTGATCGACGGCGAGATCCCGGTCGTCGGCGCCCGTGAGCCCTGCCCCTGCGGCAGCGGCCGGCGCTACAAGGCGTGCCACGGCCGGGCCGCGGCACACGCGGTGACCGAGCTGGTGCACCGCCCGTTCGAGGGCTTGCCGGGCGAGGGCGACTGGGTGGCGCTGCGCGAGCTGGTGCCGGCCGCGACGGTCGAGCTGACCCTCAAGGACGGCCTGCCCGAGGGCGTCCCCTCGGTCACGCTCGCCACGGTGCTGCCGATGGCCTGGCCCGCGCTGCGCCGCGACGACGGCTCGGTCCTGATCGGCCTGCAGAACGACACGGCATCCGGCGACCTCAGCCGCGACCTCGCCGACACCCTCCTGCGCGCGCTCCAGGCCGAGCCCGGCACCCCGGTGCAGGGCCGCCGCGCCCCTGCCGAGGGTCCGCGGCTACAGGACGTGCTGGACCTCCGGGCGCCGTTCGAGCCGGTCGTGCAGAGCGGCTTCGAGTTCTGGGTACCGGACGCGGAGAACGCCACACCGGAGGTGACCGCCTCCCTGGAGCGGGCGAACGCGGCCGCCATCCCGACGGCCAGGCTGACCGGCGTGGACGCGGCGTACTGGTGCGAGACCCCTGAGAAGAACCACCTGCGCTGGGTGATGCCGCATCCGGAGGAGCAGCTTCTGGACGCTCTCGCGCGGCTGCACGCGGCGGGCCGCTCCAACCTGGGCGAGGGCACCCGGCTCGTGGGCTCCTTCCGTGCTCACGGCCTCACAGTGCCGGTCTGGGACCTGCCGAGCGGGGTCACGGCGGACGACGTGGAGAAGCCGGCCGCCGAGTTCGCCGAGCGCCTCGCCGTCGCCCTCGCCGCCACCGAGCCGCTCACGCCGGAGGAGCGCCGGGCGCGCGGCGGACTGACCAACCGGCAGGTCACACTCAGCTGA
- a CDS encoding ATP-binding protein has product MRHRKRIGRFPVQANGASTPWRGAKEVSGVALVVAQEVPTSSSMAVPHGPAGVGKARHRMRSQLRSGGVSESVIDDAVLILSELLSNACKHGRPLGDALAGDGDVRAAWRVDARGRLIVEVTDGGGPTRPAPATPSVTAHGGRGLNIITALADDWGVQDGVRGEVTVWVVVHEDVHDPDAGCRQDGFATRVTAPALADMSGLDFADAFDDLG; this is encoded by the coding sequence ATGCGTCACCGGAAGAGGATTGGCCGGTTTCCGGTACAGGCCAATGGGGCATCCACACCGTGGCGTGGGGCAAAGGAGGTCTCGGGGGTGGCGTTGGTGGTGGCACAGGAAGTGCCCACGTCGTCGAGCATGGCCGTACCCCATGGCCCTGCGGGCGTGGGGAAGGCGAGGCACCGGATGCGTTCGCAGCTGCGCAGCGGCGGCGTGTCCGAATCGGTTATCGACGATGCCGTACTGATCCTTTCCGAACTGTTGAGCAATGCCTGCAAACACGGGCGGCCCCTGGGCGACGCGTTGGCCGGCGACGGCGACGTGCGTGCCGCATGGCGGGTGGACGCACGGGGCCGGCTCATCGTCGAGGTGACGGACGGCGGCGGCCCGACCCGCCCGGCGCCGGCCACCCCGTCGGTGACCGCGCACGGCGGCCGGGGGCTCAACATCATCACTGCCCTCGCCGACGACTGGGGTGTCCAGGACGGCGTCCGCGGTGAGGTGACGGTCTGGGTGGTGGTCCACGAGGACGTCCACGATCCCGATGCGGGGTGCCGCCAGGACGGTTTCGCTACGCGCGTCACCGCCCCCGCCCTCGCGGACATGTCCGGCCTCGACTTCGCGGACGCGTTCGACGACCTGGGCTGA
- a CDS encoding primase C-terminal domain-containing protein has protein sequence PGDHGRGLVQFVLSAHEGQRNTRLFWAACRAYENGIGPALVDPLTEAALNAGLSEREARATIASAARMTGHRP, from the coding sequence CCGGGTGACCACGGGCGCGGCCTCGTCCAGTTCGTCCTCTCCGCACACGAGGGCCAGCGCAACACCCGGCTGTTCTGGGCGGCCTGCCGCGCCTACGAGAACGGCATCGGCCCCGCCCTGGTCGACCCCCTGACCGAGGCGGCCCTCAACGCCGGCCTGTCGGAACGCGAGGCCCGGGCGACGATCGCCTCGGCGGCACGGATGACGGGACACCGGCCGTGA
- a CDS encoding glycerophosphodiester phosphodiesterase, which translates to MTHAPQRSIQVVAHRGASEDAPEHTLAAYKKALEDGADALECDVRLTADGHLVCVHDRRVNRTSNGRGAVSALELADLAALDFGSWRTHEAWRGRDEEPDWVNRPEDPADTSVLTLERLLELVADAGRRVELAIETKHPTRWAGQVEERLLALLKRFGLDAPASAAESPVRIMSFSARSLHRVRAASPTLPTVYLVQFLTPRLRDGRLPAGVRIAGPSIRIVRNHPAYVERLKRAGHQVHVWTVNEPEDVDLCVELGIDAIITNRPRAVLRQLGRL; encoded by the coding sequence GTGACCCACGCACCACAGCGCTCCATCCAGGTCGTCGCCCACCGAGGCGCCTCCGAAGACGCGCCCGAGCACACTCTGGCCGCCTACAAGAAGGCCCTCGAGGACGGCGCCGACGCCCTTGAGTGTGACGTACGACTGACCGCCGACGGCCATCTGGTCTGTGTCCACGACCGCCGGGTGAACCGTACCTCCAACGGCCGCGGCGCCGTCTCCGCACTGGAGCTGGCCGATCTCGCCGCCCTCGACTTCGGCTCCTGGAGGACGCACGAGGCCTGGCGCGGCCGGGACGAGGAGCCGGACTGGGTGAACCGGCCGGAGGACCCGGCGGACACCTCTGTGCTCACCCTGGAGCGGCTGCTGGAGCTGGTCGCGGACGCCGGGCGGCGGGTGGAGCTGGCCATCGAGACCAAGCACCCCACGCGTTGGGCCGGCCAGGTCGAGGAGCGGCTGCTGGCGCTGCTGAAGCGATTCGGCCTGGACGCCCCTGCCTCGGCCGCCGAGTCCCCGGTCCGGATCATGAGTTTCTCGGCGCGTTCGCTGCATCGCGTGCGTGCCGCCTCACCGACGCTGCCGACGGTCTATCTGGTGCAGTTCCTCACTCCGCGCCTGCGCGACGGGCGGCTGCCCGCGGGCGTGCGGATCGCGGGGCCCTCGATCCGTATCGTGCGCAACCACCCCGCCTATGTGGAGCGGCTGAAACGCGCCGGTCACCAGGTCCACGTCTGGACCGTGAACGAGCCCGAGGACGTCGATCTCTGTGTGGAACTGGGCATCGACGCCATCATCACCAACCGCCCGCGCGCAGTGCTGCGACAACTGGGGCGTCTGTGA
- a CDS encoding acyl-CoA dehydrogenase family protein, with protein MHLAPTERQQRLRAELRAYFREVLPDSLAPADLPEPTDPADPPEPTDARALLRRIGADGWLGIGWPVEYGGQGRGADEQFVFFDEANRAGAPVSMVTLNTVGPTLMRYGSEAQKAHFLPRILSGEAVFAIGYTEPSAGTDLASLRTRAVREGGGWRIDGQKIFTSGAQYADWIWLACRTDPEAPKHQGISILLVPTDAPGFSWTPIETVGGRTTTATYYDGVRVPSRNLVGAENEGWSLITGQLNHERVALAALGMQAEDFLAAALTAARSPDPVNPRRRIDEPWVRLRAAEVHARLAANRLLSWRLVADVGAGRLAPGEASGVKFAGTESTVATYRMCQEIAGEAGLVRSGSPGAFGDGELERLNRAAQINTFGGGVSEVQREIVATMRLGMRRGRR; from the coding sequence GTGCACCTCGCCCCCACGGAGCGGCAGCAGCGTCTGCGCGCCGAACTCCGCGCCTACTTCCGTGAAGTGCTGCCCGACTCCCTCGCACCCGCCGACCTCCCTGAACCCACTGACCCCGCTGACCCCCCTGAACCCACCGACGCCCGCGCCCTGTTGCGCCGCATCGGTGCCGACGGCTGGCTGGGTATCGGCTGGCCGGTCGAATATGGCGGCCAGGGCCGGGGCGCGGACGAGCAGTTCGTGTTCTTCGACGAGGCGAACCGGGCCGGCGCCCCGGTCTCCATGGTCACGCTCAACACCGTCGGCCCCACCCTCATGCGGTACGGCAGCGAGGCGCAGAAGGCCCACTTTCTGCCCCGCATCCTCAGCGGCGAGGCCGTCTTCGCGATCGGCTACACCGAGCCCTCCGCCGGCACCGACCTGGCCTCCCTGCGCACCCGCGCCGTGCGCGAGGGCGGCGGCTGGCGGATCGACGGTCAGAAGATCTTCACCTCGGGCGCCCAGTACGCCGACTGGATCTGGCTGGCCTGCCGAACCGACCCGGAGGCGCCCAAGCACCAGGGCATCTCCATTCTCCTCGTCCCGACCGACGCGCCGGGGTTCTCCTGGACGCCGATCGAGACGGTGGGCGGCCGGACGACGACGGCCACCTATTACGACGGCGTCCGCGTCCCGTCCCGGAACCTGGTCGGCGCCGAGAACGAGGGCTGGTCGCTGATCACCGGCCAGCTCAACCACGAGCGGGTCGCGCTGGCCGCCCTCGGCATGCAGGCCGAGGACTTCCTCGCCGCCGCGCTCACCGCCGCCCGTTCACCCGATCCGGTGAATCCACGACGCCGGATCGATGAGCCGTGGGTGCGTCTGCGGGCCGCCGAGGTGCATGCCCGGCTGGCGGCGAATCGCCTGCTCAGCTGGCGTTTGGTGGCCGACGTGGGAGCGGGCCGACTGGCTCCGGGCGAGGCGAGCGGCGTGAAATTCGCGGGAACGGAATCGACTGTCGCGACGTATCGCATGTGTCAGGAGATCGCGGGCGAGGCTGGACTGGTCCGCTCCGGCTCCCCGGGAGCCTTCGGGGACGGCGAGCTGGAACGGCTGAACAGGGCGGCGCAGATCAACACGTTCGGGGGCGGGGTGAGCGAGGTGCAGCGGGAGATCGTCGCGACGATGCGGCTCGGGATGAGGAGGGGACGGCGATGA
- a CDS encoding S1C family serine protease, with product SYGVGGAGAAGGFGGAAGAGGTGGWGASYQQPAPKPRGGGRGGLVAAVLVAALVAGGLGGGLGYTLAKDHDDSGSTTVSASDNGASQVKRAPGTIANVAARALPSTVTIEAEGSNGDGGTGTGFVFDTQGHIITNNHVVADALNGGKLTATFPDGRKFEAEVIGHAQGYDVAVIKLKNPPSDLKPLALGDSDKVAVGDEAIAIGAPFGLSNTVTTGIISAKNRPVASSDGSSTSKASYMSALQTDASINPGNSGGPLLDASGAVIGINSAIQSSSSGGFGGSGQSGSIGLGFAIPIDQAKYVAQQLIKTGKPVYAKIGASVSLEDSTGGAKITDQGAAGSAAVESGGPADKAGLKPGDVITKLDDMVIDSGPTLIGEIWTHKPGDKVTITYKRGGQDHTATLTLASRVGDS from the coding sequence GTCCTACGGCGTCGGTGGCGCGGGTGCCGCCGGCGGCTTCGGCGGCGCGGCCGGTGCGGGTGGCACCGGTGGCTGGGGAGCGTCGTACCAGCAGCCGGCCCCCAAGCCGCGCGGCGGCGGACGCGGCGGGCTCGTCGCCGCGGTCCTGGTGGCCGCGCTGGTCGCGGGCGGCCTGGGCGGCGGCCTCGGCTACACCCTGGCCAAGGACCACGACGACAGCGGCTCCACCACGGTCTCCGCCTCCGACAACGGCGCCTCCCAGGTCAAGCGCGCGCCGGGCACGATCGCCAACGTGGCCGCCAGGGCGCTGCCCAGCACGGTCACCATCGAGGCCGAGGGCAGCAACGGCGACGGTGGCACCGGCACGGGCTTCGTCTTCGACACCCAGGGCCACATCATCACCAACAACCACGTGGTGGCGGACGCGCTCAACGGCGGCAAGCTGACGGCGACGTTCCCGGACGGCCGGAAGTTCGAGGCCGAGGTCATCGGCCACGCGCAGGGCTACGACGTCGCCGTCATCAAGCTCAAGAACCCGCCGTCCGACCTCAAGCCGCTCGCCCTCGGCGACAGCGACAAGGTGGCCGTCGGCGACGAGGCGATCGCCATCGGCGCTCCCTTCGGCCTGTCCAACACGGTGACGACCGGCATCATCAGCGCCAAGAACCGCCCGGTGGCCTCCAGCGACGGCAGCTCCACCAGCAAGGCGTCGTACATGAGCGCGCTGCAGACCGACGCCTCGATCAACCCGGGCAACTCCGGCGGCCCGCTGCTGGACGCCTCCGGCGCGGTCATCGGCATCAACTCGGCGATCCAGTCGAGCAGCAGCGGCGGCTTCGGCGGCTCCGGCCAGTCCGGCTCGATCGGCCTGGGCTTCGCCATCCCGATCGACCAGGCCAAGTACGTCGCCCAGCAGCTGATCAAGACCGGCAAGCCGGTGTACGCCAAGATCGGCGCCTCCGTGTCGCTGGAGGACTCCACCGGCGGCGCGAAGATCACCGACCAGGGCGCGGCCGGCTCCGCCGCGGTCGAGTCCGGAGGCCCGGCCGACAAGGCGGGCCTCAAGCCCGGTGATGTGATCACCAAGCTGGACGACATGGTCATCGACAGCGGCCCGACCCTGATCGGCGAGATCTGGACCCACAAGCCCGGCGACAAGGTCACGATCACCTACAAGCGAGGCGGCCAGGACCACACAGCCACCCTGACCCTGGCCTCCCGCGTGGGTGACAGCTGA
- a CDS encoding bifunctional DNA primase/polymerase, translated as MREILGRRRRLLSRRNDGRPELISAALTFATEWQWPVLPGVAPDPRGRARCGCPDPECTVPGAHPFDPGLLAATTDARMVRWWWTNRPSAPIVLATGGKAPCAVSLPALAASHALALLDRRGMRLGPVIAAPNRWALLVKPYSLQQLGELLYAKDFVPGSLRFHGEGGYVALPPSETAHGTLRWERAPLPGSAAPWVPDVEAVVDAVVDALTRTGVSAPEF; from the coding sequence ATGCGCGAGATCCTCGGAAGGCGACGCAGGCTCCTGTCCAGGCGGAACGACGGGAGGCCTGAGCTGATCAGCGCGGCCCTGACCTTCGCGACCGAATGGCAGTGGCCGGTACTCCCGGGTGTGGCCCCGGACCCGCGGGGGCGGGCCCGCTGCGGCTGCCCCGACCCGGAGTGCACGGTGCCCGGTGCGCACCCCTTCGATCCGGGCCTGCTCGCGGCCACGACCGACGCACGGATGGTGCGCTGGTGGTGGACCAACCGGCCGAGCGCGCCGATCGTCCTGGCCACCGGAGGCAAGGCGCCCTGCGCGGTCAGCCTGCCGGCGCTCGCCGCCTCGCACGCCCTCGCTCTGCTCGACCGGCGCGGCATGCGGCTCGGCCCGGTGATCGCCGCGCCGAACCGCTGGGCCCTGCTCGTCAAGCCGTACTCCCTGCAGCAGTTGGGCGAACTGCTCTACGCCAAGGACTTCGTCCCCGGTTCCCTGCGTTTCCACGGCGAGGGCGGCTATGTCGCGCTGCCCCCGTCCGAGACCGCCCACGGCACCCTCCGCTGGGAGCGGGCCCCGCTGCCCGGCTCGGCCGCGCCCTGGGTGCCCGATGTGGAGGCCGTGGTGGACGCCGTGGTCGACGCCCTCACTCGTACGGGTGTGAGCGCACCCGAGTTCTAG
- a CDS encoding bifunctional MaoC family dehydratase N-terminal/OB-fold nucleic acid binding domain-containing protein — protein sequence MSGGSGEPQAGRMLDEDAVGARLKGYEGRPAAVAGVGKDPVNLPMIRHWCEAMGDTNPAYTGPDAIAPPTMLQAWTMGGLSGHEGRTGAYDDLLSLLDASGCTSVVATDCEQEYLRPLRPGDEVTFDTVIESVSERKTTKLGTGYFVTTRTDVRAAGRLVGTHRFRILKYAPARRTPPAPRPRPVVNRDNAGFWAAAAEGRLLIQRCTDCGTLRHPWLPGCNACGCLEWDTVEASGEGTVYSYVVMHHPPFPAFEPPYAVGLIELAEGVRMVSNVVGVPYDKVRIGLPVRLEFRRYGDEGDDEGTLVLPVFRVVEGEG from the coding sequence ATGAGCGGGGGAAGCGGTGAGCCGCAGGCCGGGCGCATGCTGGACGAGGACGCGGTGGGGGCGCGGCTCAAGGGGTACGAGGGGCGGCCCGCGGCTGTCGCCGGGGTGGGGAAGGACCCGGTCAACCTGCCCATGATCCGGCACTGGTGCGAGGCCATGGGCGACACCAACCCGGCCTACACGGGCCCGGACGCCATCGCCCCGCCCACCATGCTCCAGGCCTGGACGATGGGTGGCCTGTCCGGCCACGAGGGCCGCACGGGTGCCTACGACGACCTGCTGTCCCTCCTCGACGCCTCGGGCTGTACGTCGGTCGTGGCCACCGACTGCGAGCAGGAGTATCTGCGGCCCCTGCGCCCGGGCGACGAGGTCACGTTCGACACGGTGATCGAGTCGGTGTCGGAACGGAAGACGACGAAGCTGGGCACGGGATATTTCGTCACGACCCGCACGGACGTCCGGGCCGCCGGCCGGCTGGTGGGCACACACCGCTTCCGCATCCTCAAGTACGCCCCGGCCCGCCGCACACCCCCGGCCCCGCGTCCCCGCCCGGTGGTCAACCGGGACAACGCCGGCTTCTGGGCGGCGGCGGCCGAAGGACGGCTCCTCATCCAGCGCTGCACGGACTGCGGCACCCTGCGCCACCCCTGGCTGCCGGGCTGCAACGCGTGCGGCTGTCTGGAGTGGGACACGGTCGAGGCGAGCGGCGAGGGCACGGTCTACTCGTACGTGGTCATGCACCACCCGCCCTTCCCGGCCTTCGAGCCGCCTTACGCGGTGGGTCTGATCGAACTCGCCGAGGGCGTGCGGATGGTGAGCAACGTCGTGGGGGTGCCGTACGACAAGGTGCGGATCGGGCTTCCGGTGCGCCTGGAGTTCCGGCGATACGGGGACGAGGGGGACGACGAGGGCACGCTGGTGCTGCCGGTCTTCCGGGTCGTCGAGGGCGAGGGCTGA
- a CDS encoding bifunctional DNA primase/polymerase yields the protein MATPDRQATTLALAHALSAAERGLAVIPLSRTKLPALRSPHRDDPDPAGPRCHGECGRFGHGVYDASTDPVRIRELFTAAPWATGYGIACGLPPYHLIGVDLDTKCGTDSSTALRELALRHLFTIPETVVVRTPSGGRHLWLTGPPDVVVPNSAGRLAPGIDIRGAGGYLVGPGSRTEHGVYTTAPGTAHLAPAPCPPSLLRLLAPPPRPPQ from the coding sequence ATGGCCACCCCCGACCGGCAGGCCACGACGCTGGCCCTCGCACACGCCCTGTCAGCCGCCGAACGCGGCCTGGCCGTCATCCCCCTGTCCCGGACGAAACTCCCGGCCCTGCGCTCCCCCCACCGCGACGACCCCGACCCGGCCGGACCGCGCTGCCACGGCGAGTGCGGCCGCTTCGGCCACGGCGTGTACGACGCCTCGACCGACCCGGTCCGGATCCGCGAGCTGTTCACCGCCGCGCCCTGGGCCACCGGCTACGGCATCGCGTGCGGGCTGCCGCCGTACCATCTGATCGGCGTCGACCTGGACACCAAGTGCGGCACCGACTCCTCGACCGCGCTGCGCGAACTGGCCCTGCGCCACCTGTTCACGATTCCGGAAACGGTCGTCGTCCGCACACCGAGCGGCGGGCGTCATCTGTGGCTCACCGGCCCACCGGACGTCGTCGTACCGAACTCCGCCGGCCGGCTCGCCCCCGGGATCGACATCCGTGGCGCCGGCGGCTATCTCGTGGGCCCCGGCTCGCGCACCGAGCACGGCGTCTACACAACCGCCCCCGGCACCGCCCACCTGGCCCCCGCGCCCTGCCCGCCCTCCCTGCTGCGCCTGCTCGCGCCGCCGCCCCGGCCCCCGCAGC